One stretch of Riemerella columbina DNA includes these proteins:
- a CDS encoding OstA-like protein has translation MRKLLLLWLCCWSLMAWAQNKPTLTKDPYFQQTPTTPQPPNEAEEKLKHIHSDSLVSRTDWYEGNPVFIGKVEFQHKGSVLKADRVVFYQKENFVKALGNVELTTADGNRITSEEMEYDGKTQRGIARKNVVLTDPKQTIKTETLYYDKIPNTAYFNSGGTIFNGSNTIWTQTATYYINTQTIDVSGHVNIDNDQYRVEGSKIIQNQKTNVAEFFGPTKVINKANPRNYVYTEKGKYLMNSKEVFLNKNSRIHYNGKILTGETMYYNQNTGFGTAKGDAYLDDPQEQRFIRGGYAEIYEFKDSAMITEKPYAVKILKEDSIYFGAEKIIAFQKPDSTRTKKSYLRAYHRARIFKTNMQGRADSLSFNETDGILHLLGKPLFWTGEKQISGDKIEVYMNTLTEQMDSIKVKDHAFAISKADSLNLKDEFNQVKGNLMTVFFDQNEIKIAKVIGNAQAITYADSQDEKTKKTERIGIAFSTCGVIEALFEERKVQIISCNIGANIDLHPMSAVSKEKRFFPDFNWNTKDRLRRWQDIFLDSPNYPETVYISDDQLYLKAKELRQKKEEAQKNKGPKRQRK, from the coding sequence ATGCGGAAATTATTGCTACTATGGTTATGCTGTTGGAGCCTCATGGCTTGGGCGCAAAATAAACCTACCTTAACCAAAGATCCTTATTTTCAGCAAACGCCAACCACGCCCCAACCTCCCAACGAAGCGGAGGAAAAGCTCAAGCATATCCACTCAGACTCTTTGGTCTCTCGTACAGATTGGTATGAGGGCAACCCTGTATTTATCGGCAAGGTGGAGTTTCAGCACAAAGGCTCCGTTCTAAAAGCGGACAGGGTGGTCTTTTACCAAAAAGAGAACTTTGTGAAAGCCTTAGGCAATGTAGAGCTGACCACGGCAGATGGCAACCGCATCACTTCGGAGGAGATGGAGTATGATGGCAAAACGCAACGCGGCATCGCCAGAAAGAATGTCGTCCTTACCGATCCCAAACAAACCATCAAAACCGAAACGCTTTATTACGATAAAATCCCCAATACGGCATATTTCAACAGTGGTGGCACCATTTTCAACGGCAGCAATACCATTTGGACGCAAACGGCAACCTACTACATCAACACCCAAACCATTGATGTATCGGGGCATGTGAACATTGATAACGACCAATACCGCGTGGAAGGTTCTAAAATTATTCAAAATCAGAAAACCAATGTTGCGGAGTTTTTTGGTCCTACTAAAGTCATCAACAAAGCCAATCCAAGAAATTATGTCTACACCGAAAAGGGCAAATATCTGATGAATTCTAAAGAAGTTTTCCTCAATAAAAACTCCAGAATTCATTACAACGGCAAAATTCTCACTGGCGAAACGATGTACTACAACCAAAATACAGGCTTCGGCACAGCCAAAGGCGATGCCTATTTAGATGATCCCCAAGAACAGCGTTTTATCCGTGGTGGCTATGCCGAAATCTACGAGTTTAAAGACTCTGCGATGATTACCGAAAAGCCCTATGCGGTAAAAATATTAAAAGAAGATTCTATTTATTTTGGCGCCGAAAAAATCATCGCCTTCCAAAAGCCCGATAGCACACGAACCAAAAAAAGCTACCTGAGAGCCTACCACCGTGCTCGAATTTTCAAAACCAATATGCAAGGGCGCGCAGATTCTCTAAGTTTTAACGAGACCGATGGCATTCTTCATCTCCTCGGCAAGCCCCTATTTTGGACTGGCGAAAAGCAAATTTCTGGCGATAAAATAGAGGTTTATATGAACACCCTTACAGAACAAATGGATTCCATAAAAGTGAAAGACCACGCCTTTGCCATTAGCAAAGCGGATTCGCTTAACTTGAAAGATGAGTTCAACCAAGTGAAAGGCAACCTGATGACGGTTTTCTTTGACCAGAATGAAATTAAAATCGCAAAAGTCATCGGCAACGCCCAAGCCATTACCTACGCCGATTCTCAAGATGAAAAAACGAAAAAAACAGAGCGTATCGGCATTGCTTTTTCCACTTGTGGCGTTATAGAAGCTTTATTTGAGGAGCGAAAAGTGCAGATTATCTCGTGCAACATCGGTGCGAATATAGACCTCCACCCGATGAGTGCCGTTTCTAAGGAAAAACGCTTTTTCCCTGATTTTAATTGGAATACCAAAGACCGACTAAGGCGCTGGCAAGATATCTTTTTAGACTCGCCGAATTATCCAGAAACGGTCTACATTTCTGATGACCAACTCTACCTAAAAGCCAAAGAACTAAGGCAAAAAAAAGAAGAGGCACAGAAAAATAAAGGACCTAAAAGACAACGAAAATAA
- a CDS encoding aspartate aminotransferase family protein, producing the protein MQEDFFKYQAQTTPFASGFEAEKAEGSYIYGKDGRAYLDFVAGVSANTLGHSHPKVIAAIKEQADRYLHIMVYGEYAQEKPVALCKLLAEATPAPLEMTYLVNSGAEAIEGALKLAKRYTGREEIIAFKNAYHGNTHGALSVAGNEYHKREFRPLLPMVNFIEFNNTADLAQITEKTAGVIVETIQGAAGFLLPNEDYLLQLKRRCEAVGALLILDEIQPGFGRTGKLFAFEHYGIVPDILVMGKGMGSGVPVGAFMSSRAIMQTLSHSPKLGHITTFGGNPLIAAACLATLKEVLESNLMAEIDAKEQVFRSLLQHPKIKNINGRGLMLAVNLGSPEYTLKIAKRCMEKGLIVFWQLYRNEYLRISPPLTITQEEITKGCQIILEALDEVE; encoded by the coding sequence ATGCAAGAAGATTTTTTTAAATACCAAGCTCAGACCACGCCTTTTGCCTCTGGTTTTGAGGCTGAGAAAGCGGAGGGTAGTTATATTTATGGCAAAGATGGAAGAGCCTATTTAGACTTTGTAGCTGGCGTTTCTGCCAACACTTTGGGGCATTCTCACCCTAAGGTCATCGCTGCCATTAAGGAACAAGCCGACCGCTATCTGCACATTATGGTTTATGGAGAATACGCTCAGGAAAAGCCTGTAGCCTTGTGTAAACTCTTAGCCGAAGCCACACCAGCACCTTTGGAAATGACCTACTTGGTGAATAGCGGCGCCGAGGCGATAGAAGGTGCGCTAAAATTAGCCAAAAGATACACAGGAAGAGAGGAAATCATCGCGTTTAAAAATGCTTACCACGGCAATACCCACGGCGCCCTCAGCGTGGCTGGCAACGAGTACCATAAGCGAGAATTTAGACCGCTACTTCCTATGGTCAATTTCATTGAGTTTAATAATACGGCGGATTTAGCCCAGATTACAGAAAAAACGGCTGGCGTCATTGTGGAAACCATCCAAGGGGCAGCCGGTTTTTTATTGCCTAATGAAGATTATCTTCTCCAACTAAAACGCCGCTGCGAGGCGGTAGGCGCTTTATTGATTTTAGATGAAATACAACCTGGTTTCGGGCGTACGGGTAAGTTGTTTGCGTTTGAGCATTATGGCATTGTCCCTGATATTTTGGTGATGGGCAAAGGGATGGGCAGCGGCGTTCCTGTGGGCGCTTTTATGAGTTCCAGAGCTATTATGCAGACTTTATCCCACTCGCCAAAGTTGGGGCATATTACCACTTTTGGCGGCAACCCTCTCATTGCGGCAGCTTGTCTTGCTACCTTAAAAGAGGTTTTGGAAAGCAATTTAATGGCGGAAATAGATGCCAAAGAGCAAGTGTTTAGAAGTTTGCTCCAGCATCCTAAAATTAAAAATATCAATGGTAGAGGGCTGATGCTTGCGGTTAATCTCGGCTCTCCTGAGTATACACTGAAAATAGCCAAACGCTGTATGGAAAAAGGGTTGATTGTCTTCTGGCAACTCTACCGCAATGAATATCTTAGAATTTCGCCACCGCTCACCATTACCCAAGAGGAGATTACAAAAGGTTGTCAAATTATTTTAGAAGCCTTAGATGAGGTTGAATAA
- the nusG gene encoding transcription termination/antitermination protein NusG has protein sequence MSELKWYVLKAISGQENKVKTYIENEIQRLGLGDFVSQVVIPMEKTIQMRNGKKVQKEKPYYPGYLMVEANLSGEVPHIIKNIPGVISFLSLTKGGDPVPMRKSEVNRMLGRMDELSEFASDIEIPFTVGESVKVIDGPFNGFNGTIEKINEDKKKLEVMVLIFGRKSPLELSYMQVEKL, from the coding sequence ATGAGTGAACTTAAATGGTATGTGCTAAAAGCCATAAGTGGACAAGAAAATAAGGTTAAAACTTATATTGAAAACGAAATCCAAAGATTAGGTCTTGGTGATTTTGTTTCTCAAGTGGTTATCCCTATGGAAAAAACCATACAAATGCGTAATGGTAAAAAAGTACAAAAGGAAAAACCTTACTATCCAGGTTACTTAATGGTGGAGGCCAACTTAAGCGGAGAGGTACCACACATCATCAAAAACATTCCAGGTGTTATTTCTTTTTTAAGTTTAACCAAAGGCGGTGATCCAGTGCCGATGAGAAAATCCGAAGTGAACCGTATGCTTGGGCGTATGGATGAACTTTCAGAATTCGCTTCTGATATTGAAATTCCGTTCACTGTGGGCGAAAGCGTGAAGGTGATTGATGGACCTTTCAATGGCTTTAATGGTACCATTGAGAAAATCAACGAAGATAAAAAGAAACTTGAAGTCATGGTTCTCATTTTCGGTAGAAAATCACCGTTAGAATTGAGTTACATGCAAGTAGAAAAATTATAA
- the secE gene encoding preprotein translocase subunit SecE produces MSSLVSFLKDSYIEFKDKVEWPKWPDLQSSTIVVAVSTLILALFTFGVDSFFSRLINNTFNILISLFN; encoded by the coding sequence ATGAGTTCATTAGTAAGTTTTTTAAAAGATTCTTATATAGAGTTTAAAGATAAAGTAGAGTGGCCGAAGTGGCCAGATTTACAGTCTTCTACCATTGTGGTGGCTGTATCTACTCTCATATTAGCTCTATTTACTTTTGGCGTAGATTCTTTTTTTAGTCGATTGATTAACAATACTTTTAATATACTCATTAGTTTATTTAACTAA
- the tuf gene encoding elongation factor Tu produces MAKETFNRNKPHLNIGTIGHVDHGKTTLTAAISKVLSDKGLAEVKDFSSIDSAPEEKERGITINTAHIEYETENRHYAHVDCPGHADYVKNMVTGAAQMDGAILVVAATDGPMPQTREHILLCRQVNVPRIVVFMNKVDMVDDAELLELVELEVRDLLSTYEYDGDNSPVIQGSALGALNGEPQWVDTVNALMDAVDTWIEQPVRDQDKPFLMPIEDVFSITGRGTVATGRIESGVINTGDPVDIVGMGDEKLTSTVTGVEMFRKILDRGEAGDNVGLLLRGIEKTDIKRGMVIAKQGSVTPHKKFKAEVYILSKEEGGRHTPFHNKYRPQFYVRTTDVTGEIFLPEGVEMVMPGDNLTITVELLQPIALNVGLRFAIREGGRTVGAGQVTEILD; encoded by the coding sequence ATGGCAAAGGAAACGTTTAATCGTAACAAACCGCATTTGAACATTGGTACTATTGGTCACGTTGACCATGGTAAAACGACTTTGACTGCTGCTATTTCTAAAGTATTGTCAGACAAAGGTCTTGCAGAAGTAAAAGATTTCTCTTCTATTGACTCTGCACCAGAAGAAAAAGAAAGAGGTATTACTATCAACACCGCTCACATCGAGTACGAAACTGAAAACAGACACTACGCTCACGTTGACTGTCCAGGTCACGCCGACTATGTGAAAAACATGGTAACTGGTGCTGCTCAGATGGATGGCGCTATCCTTGTGGTAGCGGCTACTGATGGTCCTATGCCTCAAACAAGAGAGCACATCCTTTTATGTCGTCAGGTAAATGTACCGAGAATCGTTGTTTTCATGAACAAGGTAGACATGGTAGATGATGCTGAACTTCTTGAGCTTGTAGAACTTGAAGTAAGAGACCTTCTTTCTACTTATGAATACGATGGAGATAACTCTCCAGTAATCCAAGGTTCTGCTCTTGGTGCTCTTAACGGAGAACCTCAGTGGGTAGATACTGTAAACGCATTGATGGATGCAGTAGATACTTGGATTGAGCAACCAGTAAGAGATCAAGATAAGCCATTCTTGATGCCAATTGAAGATGTATTCTCTATTACAGGTAGAGGTACTGTAGCAACTGGTAGAATTGAGTCTGGTGTAATCAACACTGGTGACCCTGTAGATATCGTAGGTATGGGAGATGAAAAATTAACATCTACTGTAACTGGGGTAGAGATGTTTAGAAAAATCTTAGACAGAGGTGAAGCTGGTGATAACGTAGGATTACTTCTTAGAGGTATCGAAAAAACTGATATCAAGAGAGGTATGGTAATCGCTAAGCAAGGTTCTGTAACACCACACAAAAAATTCAAAGCAGAGGTTTATATCCTTTCTAAAGAAGAAGGTGGTCGTCACACACCATTCCACAACAAATACCGTCCTCAGTTCTATGTAAGAACTACGGATGTTACAGGTGAGATCTTCTTACCAGAAGGTGTAGAAATGGTAATGCCTGGTGATAACTTAACTATTACTGTAGAATTACTTCAACCAATCGCTCTTAACGTAGGTCTTAGATTTGCAATCAGAGAAGGTGGTAGAACAGTAGGTGCTGGTCAGGTTACTGAAATCTTAGACTAA
- a CDS encoding UDP-2,3-diacylglucosamine diphosphatase: protein MIKIDLPEGKKIYFASDQHFGAPTPQESKPRERKFVQWLDQIKADAHTLFLMGDLFDFWHEWKYVVPRGFVRLLGKIAELKDSGVQIYFFVGNHDLWMKNYFKEELEIPVFFEKQYVQINQKKFLLAHGDGLGPGDKGYKRMKKLFTHPLAQWGFRWLHPDIAMRLALYLSQKNKMISGEEDKAFLGEDKEFLILYSKNKLKAEKIDYFVYGHRHLPMVLNLSPEAYYINLGDWISYFTYGVYDGAHFELKEYATSE from the coding sequence ATGATAAAAATAGACCTCCCCGAAGGTAAAAAAATATATTTCGCTTCTGACCAACATTTTGGAGCGCCTACGCCGCAGGAGAGTAAGCCTCGGGAGCGGAAGTTTGTGCAGTGGTTAGACCAAATAAAAGCCGATGCCCATACTTTATTTCTTATGGGCGACTTGTTTGATTTTTGGCACGAGTGGAAATATGTGGTGCCGAGAGGGTTTGTGAGGCTTTTAGGCAAAATAGCGGAACTTAAAGATAGCGGTGTGCAGATTTATTTTTTTGTAGGCAACCACGATTTATGGATGAAAAACTACTTTAAAGAAGAGTTAGAAATCCCTGTTTTTTTTGAAAAACAATATGTGCAAATCAATCAAAAAAAATTTCTTCTGGCGCACGGCGATGGCTTAGGTCCTGGGGACAAAGGCTACAAAAGGATGAAAAAACTCTTTACCCATCCTTTGGCACAGTGGGGATTTAGGTGGCTCCACCCCGATATAGCAATGCGCTTAGCATTGTACCTCTCTCAAAAAAATAAAATGATTAGCGGCGAGGAGGATAAGGCGTTCTTGGGCGAAGATAAGGAGTTTTTGATTTTGTACTCCAAAAATAAATTAAAAGCCGAAAAAATAGACTATTTCGTTTATGGGCATCGGCATTTGCCAATGGTGTTGAATCTGTCGCCAGAGGCTTATTATATTAACTTAGGCGATTGGATCAGCTATTTTACCTATGGCGTTTATGATGGCGCTCATTTTGAGCTGAAAGAATACGCTACATCTGAGTAA
- the queD gene encoding 6-carboxytetrahydropterin synthase QueD, protein MIRITKIFSFETAHVLYHYDGKCKNMHGHSYKLFVTVKGEPIDDLDNPKNGMVVDFGDIKKIVKEEVVDVWDHAVLLNGRSPHKVLGQELEEKGHKVIFCDYQPTCENMLYDIAAKIKKRLPEHISLAYLKLHETENSYGEWLAEEN, encoded by the coding sequence ATGATTAGAATTACTAAAATTTTTTCGTTTGAAACGGCGCATGTTTTATACCATTATGATGGTAAATGCAAAAATATGCATGGGCATTCATATAAACTTTTCGTAACGGTTAAGGGCGAGCCTATTGATGATTTGGACAATCCCAAAAACGGAATGGTGGTGGATTTTGGCGATATTAAAAAAATCGTGAAGGAAGAAGTGGTAGATGTTTGGGACCACGCAGTATTGCTGAACGGGCGCTCACCCCACAAGGTGCTGGGGCAGGAGTTGGAAGAAAAAGGACATAAAGTCATTTTCTGCGATTATCAGCCAACTTGTGAGAATATGCTGTACGACATTGCGGCGAAGATTAAGAAAAGGCTGCCAGAGCACATCAGCTTAGCTTATTTAAAACTCCACGAAACGGAAAACTCTTACGGCGAGTGGCTGGCGGAAGAAAACTAA
- a CDS encoding ferritin, protein MISQKIEQLINEQITKEQYAAQYYLAMAAWFYEQDLDGIANYFRVQAKEELMHADKMFDFLNDVGGKIKMGAIEAPPQDFKDAQDIFEKALAHEKEVTKSIFNIYKTATDEGNYATCSFLQWFINEQVEEEASASQLVAKIKMVKDNNSALYLFDQELAQRNFQGDTAQ, encoded by the coding sequence ATGATTAGTCAAAAAATAGAGCAACTCATTAACGAGCAAATTACAAAGGAGCAATATGCGGCTCAATATTATTTAGCCATGGCAGCGTGGTTTTATGAGCAAGATTTAGATGGCATTGCCAATTATTTTCGTGTGCAAGCCAAAGAAGAATTGATGCACGCTGACAAGATGTTTGATTTCCTTAACGATGTAGGGGGCAAAATCAAAATGGGGGCTATAGAAGCTCCACCACAAGATTTTAAAGATGCTCAGGATATTTTTGAAAAGGCATTAGCCCACGAAAAAGAAGTCACCAAAAGCATCTTCAACATCTACAAAACCGCTACTGATGAAGGCAATTATGCCACTTGCTCTTTCCTACAATGGTTCATCAATGAGCAAGTAGAAGAGGAAGCCTCGGCATCTCAATTGGTGGCCAAAATCAAAATGGTGAAGGACAACAATTCCGCACTTTACCTTTTCGACCAAGAGTTAGCACAGCGCAATTTCCAAGGCGATACCGCACAATAA
- the hutH gene encoding histidine ammonia-lyase has product MYIYGIDFLSIENVLEILENPAKAQLNDAARQQILKSEENVKHIVASDRTVYGINTGFGPLCDTKISEEATAQLQHNLIISHAVGVGKPIEKKLSKLMMIAKIHALSKGFSGVSLEMIERLILMLEKDLIPVVPGQGSVGASGDLAPLSHLVLPLIGLGEIWENNQPQPAAEVLKKHQITPLKLKAKEGLGLINGTQFILAHSILGLEKMKYLLDLADMAAAMSLEAYRGSASPFKKELHEIRPYAGTQQVAERMRLFLKDSENLNAHQDCDRVQDPYSMRCVPQVHGASRNAYLHLKQMAEVELNSVTDNPIVLSAEESISGGNFHGQPMALPLDYATLAAAELGNISDRRCYLLIEGKFGLPRLLTTSSGLNSGFMIPQYTTAALVTENKTLCFPASADSIPTSLGQEDHVSMGSISGRKFNQVLDNLVNIFAVELMYAAQGLEFRRPAQCSDIIEENFSIIRSVVPKLEEDRLIGKDMLKIAQLIRERAFKVAP; this is encoded by the coding sequence ATGTATATTTATGGTATTGATTTTCTCAGCATAGAGAATGTTTTAGAAATATTAGAAAATCCTGCAAAAGCCCAACTCAATGATGCGGCGAGACAGCAAATTTTAAAATCTGAGGAGAATGTGAAGCACATCGTAGCCTCTGACCGTACCGTTTATGGCATCAATACGGGCTTTGGTCCCCTCTGCGACACCAAAATATCCGAAGAAGCCACCGCACAACTGCAACACAACCTCATCATCAGCCATGCCGTAGGCGTAGGAAAACCGATTGAGAAAAAATTATCCAAACTGATGATGATTGCCAAAATCCACGCACTGTCCAAAGGCTTCTCTGGCGTTTCCCTTGAGATGATAGAGCGTTTGATTTTAATGCTGGAGAAAGACCTCATCCCGGTGGTTCCTGGACAAGGCTCGGTGGGGGCGTCTGGTGATTTGGCGCCACTTTCTCACTTGGTGCTTCCTTTAATTGGCTTGGGTGAAATCTGGGAAAACAATCAACCTCAACCCGCTGCGGAGGTTTTGAAAAAACACCAAATAACGCCACTCAAACTAAAAGCGAAAGAAGGTTTAGGGCTCATCAATGGCACGCAGTTTATTTTAGCCCACAGCATTCTCGGGTTAGAAAAGATGAAATACCTTTTAGATTTAGCCGATATGGCAGCTGCAATGTCCTTAGAAGCCTACCGAGGTTCTGCAAGTCCTTTCAAAAAGGAATTACACGAAATAAGACCTTACGCTGGCACCCAACAAGTGGCAGAACGGATGCGGCTTTTCCTCAAAGATTCTGAAAATCTTAACGCCCACCAAGATTGTGACCGCGTGCAAGACCCTTATTCTATGCGCTGCGTGCCTCAAGTCCATGGCGCCAGCCGAAATGCCTACCTTCATTTAAAACAAATGGCAGAGGTAGAGCTCAACTCCGTGACGGACAACCCTATTGTACTGAGTGCGGAAGAAAGTATTTCTGGCGGTAATTTCCACGGGCAACCTATGGCGCTCCCTTTGGATTACGCCACGCTGGCAGCGGCAGAACTCGGCAATATTTCCGATAGAAGATGCTACCTATTGATAGAAGGGAAATTCGGATTACCAAGATTACTGACTACCAGCTCAGGGCTCAATTCTGGATTTATGATACCACAATACACCACTGCGGCTTTAGTTACGGAGAATAAGACGCTTTGTTTCCCTGCCTCGGCAGACTCTATCCCAACCAGTTTGGGGCAAGAGGATCATGTGTCTATGGGCAGTATTTCTGGGCGAAAATTCAACCAAGTTTTGGATAATTTGGTCAATATTTTTGCTGTGGAACTGATGTACGCTGCCCAAGGTTTAGAGTTTAGAAGACCTGCCCAATGTTCCGATATTATTGAGGAAAATTTCAGCATTATCCGTTCTGTGGTTCCTAAATTAGAAGAAGACCGCCTCATCGGTAAAGATATGCTGAAGATTGCCCAACTGATTAGAGAGCGGGCATTTAAGGTAGCGCCATAA
- a CDS encoding DUF4251 domain-containing protein, whose product MRTMILLASLMMALGLSSCHNQKVTQTAVPEGFWGTTTEFTFLARRAIPNNMDVVRVMNALPNTNSSQMLDLDPGYTLSLKNDSLKVDLPYFGRAYNASLNPSKNGLKLETQDFSVALTATKKNNLYKIKVNHSEINQIFIEVFPNGRAYVSIDSNDRQPISFDGEMKPIKP is encoded by the coding sequence ATGAGAACAATGATATTACTCGCCAGCTTGATGATGGCACTTGGACTGTCTTCTTGCCATAACCAAAAGGTGACACAAACCGCCGTTCCAGAAGGCTTTTGGGGCACGACTACCGAGTTTACATTTTTAGCCCGTAGAGCCATCCCCAACAATATGGATGTGGTCCGCGTGATGAATGCGCTCCCCAATACCAACAGTAGCCAGATGCTCGATTTAGACCCAGGTTATACTTTAAGTTTGAAGAATGATAGCCTTAAAGTGGATTTGCCGTATTTTGGGCGTGCTTATAATGCTTCTTTAAACCCCTCAAAAAACGGATTGAAGTTAGAAACCCAAGATTTTAGCGTTGCGCTCACTGCCACCAAGAAAAATAACCTCTACAAAATTAAAGTCAACCATAGTGAGATTAACCAAATTTTTATAGAGGTTTTTCCTAATGGGAGAGCTTATGTTTCTATAGATAGTAACGATAGACAGCCCATTTCCTTTGATGGAGAAATGAAGCCTATTAAGCCTTAA